The region AGGATTTTCACAATTTGCACCATCAATTGCGAGAGCCATGGGATCGGACAGTTTGTCCGTTGATAACTTGTATATCGATGGATTAAAAAATTTATACGAAAACTTTAAGGATGAAGAGGAACAATTAGAAAACATCCTGCATCTGTTTGATGAAAAACAGTTTCTCAAAGAGTTTTTTAGCGATTATGTTCCGATGGATGGGGTTTATACCATTATTGGAAAAGACGGTAATGCGAAGTTAGGTGGGGTAACCATCATTACAACCAATTACCGAATGGGAGAGAAGAGGATTGGTTCCATGGGAATCATTGGTCCTCAGAGGATGAATTACAACAAAGCATTACCTTTGATTGAATTCACTTCAAAGTTAGTTTCAGAAATGATAACGAAGTTAAGTAGATAAGTAGGAGGAAAAATGGCAGAAGAAACAAACGGATCCGTTGATGAACAAAATGTGTCAGTCGAAGAAGGGCAGGCCATTACGGATGAAGCCATTGCACAAGCGGTAGAGGGTGCTGAAAAAGAACTCGATAACGCCAAAAAGGAAATCGAAACTTTAAAAGATTCTTGGTTAAGAGAACGTGCGGAGTTTCAAAACTACAAACGTAGAACCGCAAACGACTTGTTAAATGCAAGAAAGGAATCCATCAAAAAGTTCGCGGAAGGACTCACAGGAGCTCTCGACAACTTGGAACGAGTATCCAATGTTCCGAACCAAACTCCGGAAGTGGTCGCTTTTGTAGAAGGGATCAAGATGGTTCAAAAGGAATTTTATTCCGTATTGGAAAAAGAAGGAATCAAACGTTTAGATCCGAAAGGAATGGCGTTTGATCCAATGCTTATGGAAGCCATTGCTTCTGAGGAAAGTGCAGAGTTTACGGAAGAGACGGTTGTGGAAACTTACCAAGCTGGTTATTACCATGAAGAAGGTGAGAACAAACAATCCATTCGCCCTGCACGTGTGAAAGTGGGAAAACCACAAAGTTAATATTAGTAAGAAGGAGAAGACTATGTCTAAGGAAAAAATTATAGGTATCGATTTAGGAACCACTAACTCTTGTGTGGCGGTTATGGAAGGTGGAGACCCTGTTGTCATTCAAAACTCAGAAGGGGCAAGAACCACTCCTTCGATTGTTGCCTTTACCGCAAAGGGTGAAACCATTGTGGGCCAGTTCGCAAAGAACCAGGCAATTACGAATGCAGTAAACACAATCCGTTCTGCGAAACGTTTTATCGGTCGTCGTTTTAACGAAGCTGGTGACGAATCCAAGATGGTATCTTACAAAGTGATCCGTGCTGGAAATGATGGTGTGAAATTTGAAACCGTTTCTGGTGAATTCACTCCACAAGAAATTGCAGCTCGTGTTCTTCAAAAAATGAAGAAAACTGCGGAAGACTTTCTTGGTCATGAAGTAAAAAAAGCAGTAGTAACTGTTCCTGCTTACTTCAATGACGAACAAAGACAAGCAACAAAAGACGCAGGTCGCATTGCTGGTCTCGAAGTAGAACGTATCATCAACGAACCAACAGCAGCAGCTCTTGCTTATGGTTTTGATAAGAAAAAAACCAGTGCAAAGATCGCCGTATACGACTTAGGTGGTGGAACTTTTGACGTTTCTATCCTCGAACTTGGTGACGGAGTTTTTGAAGTAAAATCCACAAATGGGGACACTCATCTTGGTGGTGACGACTTTGACAACGTGGTCATGCAGTGGATGATCGACGAATTCAAAAAACAAACAGGAATTGATATTTCTGGAGATAAAAACACAGTACAACGATTGAAAGAAGCTGCTGAAAAAGCTAAAATCGAGTTGTCTGGAACATCTTCCACTCAAATCAACCTTCCATTCATCACAGCAGATGCTTCTGGTCCAAAACATTTGGATATGACACTCACCAAAGCAAAGTTTGATGAAATTACAAGATCTCTTGTAGAAAGAACTCGTATTCCATGTATCAATGCATTAAAAGATGCAGGCCTTTCTGCTAGTGAAATTGATGAAGTCATCCTTGTGGGTGGATCGATTCGTATTCCTGCAGTGCAAGCTCTTGTAAAAGAAATTTTTGGTAAAGAACCAAACAAATCTGTGAACCCTGATGAAGTGGTAGCCGTTGGTGCTGCTATCCAAGGGGGAGTTCTTGCAGGTGA is a window of Leptospira kanakyensis DNA encoding:
- the grpE gene encoding nucleotide exchange factor GrpE, translated to MAEETNGSVDEQNVSVEEGQAITDEAIAQAVEGAEKELDNAKKEIETLKDSWLRERAEFQNYKRRTANDLLNARKESIKKFAEGLTGALDNLERVSNVPNQTPEVVAFVEGIKMVQKEFYSVLEKEGIKRLDPKGMAFDPMLMEAIASEESAEFTEETVVETYQAGYYHEEGENKQSIRPARVKVGKPQS
- the dnaK gene encoding molecular chaperone DnaK, yielding MSKEKIIGIDLGTTNSCVAVMEGGDPVVIQNSEGARTTPSIVAFTAKGETIVGQFAKNQAITNAVNTIRSAKRFIGRRFNEAGDESKMVSYKVIRAGNDGVKFETVSGEFTPQEIAARVLQKMKKTAEDFLGHEVKKAVVTVPAYFNDEQRQATKDAGRIAGLEVERIINEPTAAALAYGFDKKKTSAKIAVYDLGGGTFDVSILELGDGVFEVKSTNGDTHLGGDDFDNVVMQWMIDEFKKQTGIDISGDKNTVQRLKEAAEKAKIELSGTSSTQINLPFITADASGPKHLDMTLTKAKFDEITRSLVERTRIPCINALKDAGLSASEIDEVILVGGSIRIPAVQALVKEIFGKEPNKSVNPDEVVAVGAAIQGGVLAGDVTDVLLLDVTPLSLGIETLGGVMTKLIERNTTIPTRKSQVFSTAADSQTTVSVHVLQGEREMASANRTLGRFDLVGIPSAPRGVPQIEVTFDIDANGIVHVSAKDLGTGKEQKIRIESSSGLSEEEIKKMVKDAEAHAEEDKKLREAADTKNELEAIVYQLEKTIGESADKLDESEKQRAQDEIKRGREAMESGDVERMKASRDSIQEVAMQIGQKIYSQAGPEAGAPGADQAGAAGQGASESSAGGEKVVDADYTVVDEDKK